CCATGCGCCACGCAGAGGAATTGTCCACCACGGTAGTCCCCACTTCGGCAAACTTGGGCGCCATCTCTTTGCTCACGCTCCCGCCCGCCGAGAAAATAGCGATCTGCGGTTTCTGCGCGATGGCCTCTTCCATGCTCACCACGGTGTATTCTTTGTTTTTAAACGTCATTTTCTGGCCTACTGAGCGCTCAGAGGCCACCAACAACAGTTCATCTACGGGGAAGTTGCGTTCCGCCAACACTTTCAGCATTTCACCGCCCACCAGGCCGGTAGCGCCAACAACAGCTACTTTCATTCTAAACAGAAGTAAAAAGGTATTTCTAAAAAGTACCGCCGCCGCTTTCTGTTTTTGGCTTCATTTCTGAAAATGAGCCCGAAAACAGCGCGGTCGCGTTGCAAATAAACCAACTTTTTGCCACACATAAAGTAATCTTGAAATATGAGGAGCCTTTTTCTTGTAATCTTTCTATGGATGGGCGTCTGTGGCACCGCGTGGGCGCAACTGCAGGAATCATTTTCTGACGGTGATTTCACGCAGAATCCTGCCTGGCAAGGCGAAACGTCGTTCTTTCAGGTGAACGCCGCGCGCCAACTGCAGAGCAACGGACCGGCCGTCACGGGCTCCACCATCCATCTTTCTACCGCCAATCAGTTAGCCCTTGGGGTTCAGTGGGAATATTATGTTCAGTTAGCCTTGGCTACTTCATCCGGAAATTACGCCGAAGTGCATTTGATTTCTGACATGGCTGATTTGGAAGGAGAGGGCAGAGGCTACTTCGTGCGCATGGGAGGCACCGAGGACGAGGTGAGCCTTTACCGAAAAGACGGCGGCACCGCCACCAAGATCATCAATGGCCCAGACAAAAGCATAGACGCGGCAGACAACAGATTCTGGGTACGCGTGACCCGAACCGCAGACAATGCTTGGACCCTGGAACTGGACGTGACCGGCACCCGCCAAAACTACGTGCTCCAGGGCCAAATCACCGACAGCCGCTATACCAGTTCTGTCTTTGCCGGCGTAGTATTCCGGTATTCGCAGGCCAACGCCCAGCGCTTCTTTTTTGATGATTTCACCATAAAAGACATAGGCCCGCCTGCTATTTCACGCGTGTCAGTTCTCAATTCCAGGGAAGTGGAAATCACGTTTTCAGAGCCGGTGCAGGAACAGCAGGCCAGAACACTTGCCAATTACCGGCTCAACAACCAGCATGCGCCGGTAGCCGTGGACTGGAATTCGAGCCAACCTCAACGCATTAAGTTAACATATGATATAGACTTTGAGACAGGCGCGAATCACTTGTTGATTTCTCGCCTTGTAGACGCAGATGGAAACGTAGCGCAGAACCTGACAGCCACGTTCAATTTTACGCCCAGGGCAGCTTCGGGTGACGTGCGAATTACGGAGGTTTACGCCGATGTGAATCCGTTACAAGACCTACCCGCCGCTGAATTCTTTGAGCTCTACAACACCAGCAGCAAAACCCTGAATTTGCAGGGCTGGACCTACAGAGATGCCACCACGTCTACCGGTGTTTTCCCGGCTTTTTTACTTAAACCTAACCAATACGTGATTGTCTGCGCAGCGGCAGATACCAGTCTGTATAAGCCATACGGGCAAGTGGTGGGTCTGAAAACGTTCCCGTCTCTGAATGATGCCGGCGATGACCTGCACGTGTATGATGACACCGGCCAATTGATTGACATGGTACGGTTTTCTTCTGCCTGGCATGCCAGCACCGCCAAACGCGAGGGCGGTTGGAGCTTGGAATTAATGGATTTTACGTCTTCTTGCAAGGGCGGCGCGCTTTGGAAATCTTCTGAAAACCCGCGTGGCGGCACGCCCGGCCAAGCCAATTCCATTCAACAGACAGACCAAACGCCTCCGGCAGTCATGCAAGCCACGGCCCTTGGCGCAGACCGGGTGGTGGTCCGGTTTTCTGAGCCCCTGGATAGTGCTTTTTCGGCGAACGCCAATTTTTTTACCTTCACGCAGAACCTGCCGGTGCAGCAAGTGACTGTCAGAAACCCAGATTTCACCGAGGTGGAACTCCGGCTGGCCACGCCCCTGCGGGAGAATGAACGCTACACGCTCACCGTCAAGGGCGTGCGGGACTGCGCCGGGAACGCGTTGGCCACGCCACAAACCATGGACGTGATTTTACCGGGCGCAGCGGCAGCGGAAGATGTGGTGATCAATGAAATTCTTTTCAACCCCAGAACCGGCGGCGTGGACTTTGTGGAACTGGTGAACCGTTCTGGCAAATTCCTGAACCTGCAGAACTGGAAACTGGCCAACAAGGAAAGCAATGCGGTCGCGAATGCACGGATTCTCAGCCCGCAGGCGCTGCTCTTGCCGCCGGGTGGTTTTCTGGTTTTGACCACCAACCCAGATTTGCTGTTCGCGCACTACCCAAATGGCAAGCGGGAAACGTTTTGGGCCATGGCCTCCCTGCCCAGCTTTCCAGATGCGGCCGGAACAGTGGTTTTGTTGCTGCCAGATAATACGGTGGTAGATGAGGTGGCCTACCGCGAAGAGCAACATTTCAAGCTGCTGAAAAACGTGGAAGGCATCTCGCTGGAGCGGATTTCTGTGGCGGGACCTTCTGTGGAAAGCAATTTTTATTCGGCGGCATCACAGGTAGGCGCCACGCCGGGCTACGCCAACTCACAGGCCCGTGAGGGGCAAAGCGGCCCAGCCAAACTCACCCTGCAACCAGAGACCTTTACCCCTGACCATGACGGGCAAGAAGACGTGCTGCTGCTTCAGTTTAATTTGCCACAGTCGGGTTTTGTGGGAACCGTTTCCATCTTTGACGCCAATGGCAGATTGATCCGGCGTCTGGCCAGCAACGCCTTATTGGGTACCGACACGGTGTTGCAGTGGGACGGTCTTACAGAGGCGGGCGCCAAAGCGGCCATTGGCTATTACTTGGTGCTGGTGGAACTCTTTGATTTGCAAGGCCGCAAGGAAGTCTTGAAGAAAACTGCCGTGGTAGGAGGTCGTTTTTAGCCTCATTTCTGGAAATGAGGCCAAAAACGGAAGCAGTTAGCGTTCTTGTGGTCAAGAGCTTGTTTACATTGTGGTTTTGCAGGCGAAAACTGGAAGCGAGAGGTTCTGGTGAAGCGTTTTTGAGCTGCATAGCAGCGCTACAATGAGAGTATAAGGCAATGCCTGGTTCTTTCTATGCCTGTTGGTAGCACAAAAGAAAAATGTAACTAGGCTCTACATCACCTTCTAAATTCAAATTCCTTTCATTCGTTTATCCTTCCGTTTTCGGCTCCATTTCCAGAAATGAGCCCGAAAACGGAAATTTTTGGGTGCCTGTTTGATTAGGCTTCGGTTTTGAGAATCTTTGCATTCTGTTTATAAGAAGACCGTGGAGATTCTCTATTTATGCCTGTTCGCTTTTCTGGCGGGCCTCATTGATTCAGTGGTGGGCGGGGGCGGCCTCATTCAGTTGCCGGCGCTGTTGGTTTTTCTGCCGCAGGTGGCGCTTCCCACGCTCTTCGGGACCGGGAAGTTGGCGGGCATAGCGGGTACCTCCGTGTCTATGTGGCGGTATGCGCGCAACGTGGAGATCAACTGGCGGGCCTTGTTGCCGGCAGCGGCCACGGCGTTTGTATTCTCCTTTCTGGGCGCGCGGGCGCTAAGCCATTTCAACGCTGATTTGCTCAAGCCGCTAATTCTGGTGCTGTTGGTTTCGGTGGCCATTTACACGTTTTTCAGGAAAGACTTCGGGGCTATCCACGCGCCCCGCTTGCCGCAGAGCCGCGAAATCTGGTACGGTATGCTGGTGGGCCTGGTCATTGGGTTTTATGACGGATTCTTTGGGCCGGGCACGGGCAGTTTTCTCATTTTCATCTTTGTAGGCGTGTTTGGGTTTAACTTTCTGGCGGCTTCGGCCTCTGCCAAAGTGGTGAATGTGGCCACCAATTTATCGGCGCTGTTATATTTTGGGTACAAGGGCCACATTCTGTACCACATTGGCATTCCTATGGCCATCAGCAGCGTGCTGGGTTCTATGGTGGGCACCAGAATTGCGTTGGCCAAGGGCTCAGGCTTTGTCCGGAAGCTGTTTCTGGTGGTGGTCACGGGCATTATCTGCAAGTTTGCCTATGACACTTTTCTGAAATAGGCGTTTTTGGCCTCTGTTTTGGAAATGCGGCCCAAACCAGTACTCACTTATGAGTATTCTGCCGGGCGCGTATTTGATAGTTGATATTTTTTGCAGAAGTTAGCACCTCAATAACCTGCTTGTTCTCAGGCAGAAGAATCGTTTTTAACCCATACACATAGAAAAATGAAGAATTCTTTACGCAACATGGCCAAGTGGGCTTTACCGGCGCTAGGCTTATTTCTGATGAGCTCAGGTGCGCAGGCCCAGGATGAGGTGGGGGAATTTATACGGGCCGGTAGAAGCGATGCCAATAAATTGATTCAGGCCTATGCAGAACCGGTAGGAAAATCGTTGGGCCATAGCCTGAACGGCGGTTGGTTTAACTCGGGCAAAGCCATGGGGTTGGGTAGGTTTGATATTCGGGTGTTTGGGTCTGTCACGTTCGCTCCAAAAGACGCCAAGACCTTTGACCTGGCTGGTTTGGGGCTGCAGCAGGTACGCGACGCCAACGGTAACAAATTTGCGGGCAGATCTGTTTTAACGCCCACCATTTTTGGCGAGGACAAAGACGGGCCCGGCCTTACAGTATATGCCAGAAACCCGGTGACCAACCAAGAAGAAAGAATTTCCAGCTTCAATGCACCTCCGGGCACGGGCGTGGACTTTATGCCGTTCCCAGTGGCGCAGTTGAGCGTTGGGCTTATCAAAGACACCGAGGTGGCCGTGCGGTTTGTGCCGGAAATCAAGATGGATGATTTTGAGATTAGTCTCTGGGGAGTAGGCGTGAAGCACGGCATCAAACAATGGATTCCGGTGGTGGCCTCTATTCCTGGGTTTGATATCACCGTTTTTGGCGGGTACACTAACTTAAAAAGTGCTTACAGAGGCATTGACGTAGGGTTGGCAGATGAAGACCAGGCCTTTGCCTCTGCCCAGCAACGCAGCGCCGGGTATTATGACGGGCAAGCCATAGAACTCACCACCAAAGCCTGGACCGTAAGTTTGGTAGCTTCCAAAACCTTCAGTGTGATTACCGGCTACGCAGGTCCCAAATACAGCAACGTACAGACAGACTTGGCCGCCATTGGCAAATACCCGGTGACCGCCTATAAAACTACGGCGCCTTTCAGATACGTGGAAGACGTGGACACGCCCGTAAATATCAGTATGAAAGACAGCCAATTTGGGTTGACAGCCGGTCTGCGCCTGAAGCTTTTGTTCTTCTCCATGTACGGTGAGTACACGTTGGCTAAATATCCTACCGCTACCGCTGGCATTGGCTTGGGTTGGAATTAAGCTGCAACGCACTAAGTAAAAAAGAGCGCCCCTGTAGAAATGCAGGGGCGCTCTCTTTTATGCTTTGCTAGTTAACATAAAAATGTAACTAGTGGCCCTTGTTTTTTATTACTTGTCTGCAGCACTTAAATGCACCCTATATATAATAGAGTGAGGGCATTCTTAAAAAGTGTTTTTGGGTTTGTTTTAACCTGCGGTACTATAGCTGGCAGGAGGGAGCACAACGAACCAATAAGTGTTCATATTGTTTATATTCTTCTAAAAATATATTTGAAGTTACTATATAATCAGTATCTTGAGCATTAAATCCATCTATTAACTAACCAAAAAAACACATGAAGAAAGCTTTACTATTTAGCTTCGTTCTAATGTTGACACTTGTGGGACGAGTGTGGGCACAGGAACGGACGGTTACCGGAAGGGTGACTGATGCACAGACAGGCGAGGGAATGCCTGGTGTGACAGTTCAACTCAAGGGAACCAGCACTGCATCCCCCACAGATGTGAACGGTAATTATTCTATTGCGGTGCCTTCTGGCAGCGGTACGTTGGTGTTCTCTTTCATTGGGTACAGAAACCAAGAGGCTTCTATTGGCTCACAGTCTACCATCAATATTAGAATGGCACTTGATTCTGAAATCTTGAATGAAGTGGTGGTAACGGCCATGGGTATTCAGCGGGACAAAAAAGATCTGGGTTACTCAGTAGGTACCGTAAGCGCTGAAGACCTCACCATTGGTAGACCCACCAACGTGGTAAACGCCCTTTCTGGTAAAGTGGCGGGTGTAAGAACTTCTAGTGGTAGCGGTATGGTAGGTGCCTCCGCAGGTATCTTTATCAGGGGCAACACTACTTTCACGGGTAGCAACCAGCCACTGTTTGTAGTGGATGGCGTTCCTATTGACAATGGTGGTGGTACAAATGCCCTGCAAAACGGGGTGGCTAACTCTAACCGCGCCATTGACCTTAACCAAGATGACATTGAGTCTATCAACATTTTGAAAGGACCAGCCGCCGCTGCACTATATGGTTCACGCGCCGCTTCTGGCGCGGTGATTATCACTACCAAAAAAGGCAAGGCAGGTCAGAAAACCAGAGTGGAGTACAATACCTCTTACAACTTAGTTGAGGTGAACAGATTCCCAGATTGGCAAAATGAATATGCTCAAGGAAATAATGGTGTCTTTAACCCACGTGGTAACTTGTCCTGGGGTCCAAGAATCGCCGGTCAACTTGAAACCAATTATTTAGGAGTACAAGAACCCCTTACGGCCTACCCAGATAACATTAAAGATATCTTTAAAACGGGCAACAATTTCCAAAACACTATTGCCTTGAGCGGTGGCGGCGAAACTGCTACTTATCGTTTATCTTATGGTAACACCAAAGAAAATGGTGTTCTTGATAATAATGAGTTGCAAAGACACAACTTTACCTTTAATGGATCTGCAGACATTACCCCTAAACTTCATTCAGGTGTAAGTGTGCAGTACATTAATTCCACCTCAAAGCGTTCTCAGCAAGGAAACCAATTGTCTAATCCTTTCTTTAGAGGTTGGTTTATTCCACGCAACATTAATCTAACTGGTAATCCATTTGAAGATGCAGAAGGAAATTCAGTTTATTTTGATGCGGTAGATAACCCTTACTGGACCATCAAAAACAATACGTATGATGATGAGGTGAACCGTGTCATTGGTAACGTAAACTTCAGCTATGACATTCTTCCTTGGTTAACTGCCAATTACAGAATTGGTGTGGATACGTACAACCAAGTAGAGCAGGGGTATGACCAAATTGGAGCCATTGGTGGTAGCATCAACGCCGGAGGAACTGGTGGTCTCTATGACAGAAGCTATACCAACACCAACATCAACTCCAACTTCATATTGGCAGGCCAACACAAATTTGGCACTGATTTCACCTTAGGGTATAACTTGGGTAATGAAATAATTTCAGGAAGCTGGAATGATATCAATACCCTTGGTTACTCTTTAGGAATCAGAGACCTGCGGAACATCTCTAACGCTGCAGAGCAATTTGGTCAGAATTCAAGATCCCAAGGCCGGTTAGTTGGCTTCTTTGGAGATGTGACTATTGGCTACAAAAGCTTTGTAACTTTAAACGTAACTGGTAGAAATGATCACTCTTCTACTTTTGGTGAGTCTGAAAACTCTTATTTCTATCCTTCTGCTGCGCTTAGCTTTGTCCTTACAGAAGCTTTCCCGGTCTTGAAGAATAATGTTGTGGAGTTTGCGAAGGTAAAAGGTAACTATGCCAAAGTAGGAAAAGAGGCCCCAAGGTATTCAACCAATACTTATTTCTTGCAGCCTGCCCCGGCAGACGGTTTTGGCCCTGCCATTAGTTTTCCTTATAACGGACTTGGCGGTAGAACTTTAGATGACGCTTCAGGAGATCCTAACCTAAGACCAGAGTTTACTACTTCAAAAGAAGTTGGTCTTGAAATGCAATTCTTTAAAAACAGACTTGGGTTTGAATTCAACCTGTATGAAACCAAATCTGAAGACTTGATCTTTGCCGTTCCAATCGCTTCTTCTTCCGGGTTCTCTTCCCAAGTTAAAAATGCCGGTTCTTTAAGAAACAGAGGTATTGAGTTAATGGTGAATGTATCTCCTATTAAATCAGCTGATTTTACCTGGGATTTGACGTTCAACTTCAATAAGAACAAATCTGAAGTGTTAGCCTTGGCAGAAGGTGTTCCAAACATCTTTTTGGCAGGGTTTACCACTCCAAACATTCGGTTAGAGGCTGGCCAGCCTTATGGTGTCATGTATGGAACTGTATTTAACAGAAACGCATCAGGTCAATTGTTAATTAACCCAACAACTGGTTTGCCTTCTGTTAGCCCTATTACAGCAAAGATTGGTGATACCAACCCAGATTGGACAGGTGGTGTGATCAACAACTTCAATTTCAAAGGAATTAATTTGAATTTTGTGGTTGATGTTAGAAAAGGCGGAGATGTTTACTCTAGAAATAACGGTGACTTGAGAAGAAGTGGTGCCCTTATGGAATCTACAAAGTTTAACAGGTTTAACTCAGACGGAACGTTAGCAACTCCTTACGTGTATGATGGTGTATATGCTGATGGTACTAGAAACACAAAAGCAATCACCACGCAGCAATACTTTCAATCTCTCCATACGGCAGGTGAAAGTTATGTGTATGATGCCACTTGGGTGCGTTTGAGAGAAGCTTCCTTAAGCTATGGGTTGCCTGCTAATCTGCTTCAGAAAACGCCATTCGGCCGAATTGAAGTTGGTTTAAATGGAAGAAACCTTCTTTTGTGGGCTCCTAACTTCCCAAATTTAGATCCTGAGAATAACACATTAGGTGTTAGCAACGCGCAAGGATTTGAGTTCAATGGTCTTCCACAGACTAGATCATACGGGGCATTTTTAAGAATTACCTTATAATCAATTTAAAATGAAGAGATTTAAACATATAACCGCTGGACTTTTGGCTGCTTTTATGCTGTCAGTAAGTTCTTGTGATGAATTCCTAGATGTTAACCAAGACCCTAATAGCCCCACCAAGGCTCCTATTTCACAGGTCTTGACAAGTGCTACCGTAAGTACTGCGTT
This region of Rufibacter sp. LB8 genomic DNA includes:
- a CDS encoding lamin tail domain-containing protein, which produces MRSLFLVIFLWMGVCGTAWAQLQESFSDGDFTQNPAWQGETSFFQVNAARQLQSNGPAVTGSTIHLSTANQLALGVQWEYYVQLALATSSGNYAEVHLISDMADLEGEGRGYFVRMGGTEDEVSLYRKDGGTATKIINGPDKSIDAADNRFWVRVTRTADNAWTLELDVTGTRQNYVLQGQITDSRYTSSVFAGVVFRYSQANAQRFFFDDFTIKDIGPPAISRVSVLNSREVEITFSEPVQEQQARTLANYRLNNQHAPVAVDWNSSQPQRIKLTYDIDFETGANHLLISRLVDADGNVAQNLTATFNFTPRAASGDVRITEVYADVNPLQDLPAAEFFELYNTSSKTLNLQGWTYRDATTSTGVFPAFLLKPNQYVIVCAAADTSLYKPYGQVVGLKTFPSLNDAGDDLHVYDDTGQLIDMVRFSSAWHASTAKREGGWSLELMDFTSSCKGGALWKSSENPRGGTPGQANSIQQTDQTPPAVMQATALGADRVVVRFSEPLDSAFSANANFFTFTQNLPVQQVTVRNPDFTEVELRLATPLRENERYTLTVKGVRDCAGNALATPQTMDVILPGAAAAEDVVINEILFNPRTGGVDFVELVNRSGKFLNLQNWKLANKESNAVANARILSPQALLLPPGGFLVLTTNPDLLFAHYPNGKRETFWAMASLPSFPDAAGTVVLLLPDNTVVDEVAYREEQHFKLLKNVEGISLERISVAGPSVESNFYSAASQVGATPGYANSQAREGQSGPAKLTLQPETFTPDHDGQEDVLLLQFNLPQSGFVGTVSIFDANGRLIRRLASNALLGTDTVLQWDGLTEAGAKAAIGYYLVLVELFDLQGRKEVLKKTAVVGGRF
- a CDS encoding TSUP family transporter, which gives rise to MEILYLCLFAFLAGLIDSVVGGGGLIQLPALLVFLPQVALPTLFGTGKLAGIAGTSVSMWRYARNVEINWRALLPAAATAFVFSFLGARALSHFNADLLKPLILVLLVSVAIYTFFRKDFGAIHAPRLPQSREIWYGMLVGLVIGFYDGFFGPGTGSFLIFIFVGVFGFNFLAASASAKVVNVATNLSALLYFGYKGHILYHIGIPMAISSVLGSMVGTRIALAKGSGFVRKLFLVVVTGIICKFAYDTFLK
- a CDS encoding DUF6588 family protein, which codes for MKNSLRNMAKWALPALGLFLMSSGAQAQDEVGEFIRAGRSDANKLIQAYAEPVGKSLGHSLNGGWFNSGKAMGLGRFDIRVFGSVTFAPKDAKTFDLAGLGLQQVRDANGNKFAGRSVLTPTIFGEDKDGPGLTVYARNPVTNQEERISSFNAPPGTGVDFMPFPVAQLSVGLIKDTEVAVRFVPEIKMDDFEISLWGVGVKHGIKQWIPVVASIPGFDITVFGGYTNLKSAYRGIDVGLADEDQAFASAQQRSAGYYDGQAIELTTKAWTVSLVASKTFSVITGYAGPKYSNVQTDLAAIGKYPVTAYKTTAPFRYVEDVDTPVNISMKDSQFGLTAGLRLKLLFFSMYGEYTLAKYPTATAGIGLGWN
- a CDS encoding SusC/RagA family TonB-linked outer membrane protein, translated to MKKALLFSFVLMLTLVGRVWAQERTVTGRVTDAQTGEGMPGVTVQLKGTSTASPTDVNGNYSIAVPSGSGTLVFSFIGYRNQEASIGSQSTINIRMALDSEILNEVVVTAMGIQRDKKDLGYSVGTVSAEDLTIGRPTNVVNALSGKVAGVRTSSGSGMVGASAGIFIRGNTTFTGSNQPLFVVDGVPIDNGGGTNALQNGVANSNRAIDLNQDDIESINILKGPAAAALYGSRAASGAVIITTKKGKAGQKTRVEYNTSYNLVEVNRFPDWQNEYAQGNNGVFNPRGNLSWGPRIAGQLETNYLGVQEPLTAYPDNIKDIFKTGNNFQNTIALSGGGETATYRLSYGNTKENGVLDNNELQRHNFTFNGSADITPKLHSGVSVQYINSTSKRSQQGNQLSNPFFRGWFIPRNINLTGNPFEDAEGNSVYFDAVDNPYWTIKNNTYDDEVNRVIGNVNFSYDILPWLTANYRIGVDTYNQVEQGYDQIGAIGGSINAGGTGGLYDRSYTNTNINSNFILAGQHKFGTDFTLGYNLGNEIISGSWNDINTLGYSLGIRDLRNISNAAEQFGQNSRSQGRLVGFFGDVTIGYKSFVTLNVTGRNDHSSTFGESENSYFYPSAALSFVLTEAFPVLKNNVVEFAKVKGNYAKVGKEAPRYSTNTYFLQPAPADGFGPAISFPYNGLGGRTLDDASGDPNLRPEFTTSKEVGLEMQFFKNRLGFEFNLYETKSEDLIFAVPIASSSGFSSQVKNAGSLRNRGIELMVNVSPIKSADFTWDLTFNFNKNKSEVLALAEGVPNIFLAGFTTPNIRLEAGQPYGVMYGTVFNRNASGQLLINPTTGLPSVSPITAKIGDTNPDWTGGVINNFNFKGINLNFVVDVRKGGDVYSRNNGDLRRSGALMESTKFNRFNSDGTLATPYVYDGVYADGTRNTKAITTQQYFQSLHTAGESYVYDATWVRLREASLSYGLPANLLQKTPFGRIEVGLNGRNLLLWAPNFPNLDPENNTLGVSNAQGFEFNGLPQTRSYGAFLRITL